tttatcctttGTCCTTttggatttgtttactgttttcgtcctcCCCACCTCTTCAGGAAGagcactccaggcatccaccaccttctctgtgacaaaatatttcctgatgttggaaTTGTGTCGTCTTGTCTGAGTTTCGTTTTGTGACCCCTAAGTTCTACtctttgctttccaatggaaaaggttcagatTTCATGCACTATTAAAACCTTTTCTGGTATCTGAAAGTCCGTATCATATTTGGAACCAGCTTCTACTGAAGCTTCATTCGCAACTAGTCAGGATATTTTGTTATACATCCCCCACATATTGCCCACCCTTCACAGTGACAATTCTCAACCAGGGGCCAGAGTCTATGCTTCCTCCCAGAAGCAGGGACATAGTCAACACAAATCTGCATACTATGCAGTGGCTGAgtcttcctccccacccctaggGGCTGCGAACGCTGCCTCCAAAGCATCCCTGGTCAGCCTGAGGGCCAGAAGCTGGGCCTAGGAATTGAAGATGGGCTCCCATTTCTGCCTTCTGCTtggatttaaaacaattgacaCACACATTTTTGCTAATGAACTGACTTTATTACTAATGAAAAAAATAtcgaaaagcagaaaaaaaagcaagtaaTGGGAAGCATGAGATAGCATATTTCCCACGCTGCTGGGAGCTAAAACAATGGTGGTTTGAAAAGCAAGTGGAGTGGGAATATGTCACAGACACAGCAGCAGTACCACTGATCAACCAGTTGGCTAAAAGCACATGGAAATGCCCAGAATGGTTATAATACTTGCGCCGCACCCACCACATTTAGCACCTGGAAGAGAAAAGGTGAGAACATTTTATGCTATTCAGGTCAAACTCTCTGACAATATCAAGCAAGAAAGAGTCTtctttatctctttctctctctctctcagtatatATATTGCATAGCTAGATAGGTAATTATCAGTAACAAAACTCTGACGGAACTCAATACACAATACTGTAGATAACAACATGATAGAAGGATTTCTGCACGTGCCCCAAGTATGTGATGAGGTATCAGGTTTCAGCCCAAATACCTTCAAAATATGGAAACCCTGTAACATGCATCCTGGAgcttttttgagtttttaaatatCCTGGAGTCACACTCCCACTGGGGTGATCATAAAGCTTCATGTCCAAAGCTACAGGaggatccagtcctgattttaacTTCTGCCTTGCATGCATGGAGATTATCATCCTGCTTGGAGAAACTACAAGTACATCTTCAAGCCTACGACAGGTCAAACCCAGCCATGGatcatcctattttcttttgagaTGGAGCTACATGGGCCACCCTGACTCCAAAACATTTCACttctaaaatataaaacaagTGGACACCTACAGGTCCATGTGCATGTACAATTTTGCTCCTCCAGTATCTAAAAACTTTAATTTGCCATAACTTCTGGAAGAGAAAATGTCACAGATAAGATTGTACAAGCAAAGGGTCAAATTTAAAAGACTGAGcaaaggagttttgcacacattTGTGGTTGTATATTAgttttttctttgttaaaaacTCACCTTTAATTTCTTGGGCATAGTAGGTGGGAATTGCCTTACACAGAGCTTCTATATGTTCTCCATATTGGGCAAAGTTCTTTAGCTGCAGCTGCGAAACTCTGTACTGCGCCTTTGCTGGGGAAGGAGAGTTATTCGGTGTCTAAGGaaaacacagcagcaaaaatATATTTAGTGCAATAAAGCATCATCTGTATTAAAACTAAAGTATTTGAACTAAGAAAAGACCCTCAGAACTTGGCATCAGGTGTGCTACAGGACAAAAGTTATATTGCAGGGCAACCTCCAGTCTCTTATATTATCAATTCAGAATGAGTAGAAATTATTGCACAGATGCCACAGTGGGAGTTTCTCATTTTCCCCTGGCATATCACACAGGGGAGCTTGTTAGGATATTAGAAGAAGATTGATCCCAACAGACTTCTGGTCTTCTTTCAATTCAACTAACTGCATAACTGGTTCCAGCGCTCATAGTGACACTGAAACAAAGAGACCTTTTTTGGACACAGCAgttccttcctgctcctttgtacctCCAGCTTACTTGAAACTGCGACCTGGCTCCATGAGCCTTCAGTCACAACTACCTGAGAATTATTTCTCCCCATTTTATAATCACCCCTCCTCCCCAATATACTtaatctggtcattgcagcaactgTCCTGGGCCAGGGGCCGGGTACCGGGGATCCTTCTGGAAGTTTGCTATaatgggccctaaatctggccactgggTATCAGCCTTAAGCAATGataactcctccccctcctcctggggccatgaatgctgcctccacagcatcgcCAGCTCCAGATGACCTAGAGAGTGGAGAACCTGAATTGGAGTTGGAACCAGGGACcttctgtatgcagtgcacaCAGCACTACTACTGAGCCACCAGACTAGCCTGAACACTAGATTGTCAGGTATACAAATTCATTACAGAAAGAGCCACCACACAGGTGCATATTTCTGTAGGGATCTTAAGAAATGCAAGGGTAGATCTAGGTAAAATCAGGATGGTATCTGTTGAAATCCCACAGCTTGCCTGGGGGACCTCCCAGCTTTGTAACagtctgtctgtgctgtatttgGGTTAGGTGTCACTACTTGGAGGATTCCCCATGAAGGTATATATATTTTACCTGCTTTTCCTGGGCCATCTTTCTGAGCTGGGCCAGACTCAGAAACACAGTTGGGTTCATTCGTGCAACAATGCAGGACTTCCTAGAAAGCAACCTGGTAGCAAAAAGACCCTTGAAAGAAAAATGGAAATGTATATGTGGCAAATTAAAACTGGAGTTGCATAATGTGGAATAAAACTTTTGCTTCTGGCTCCTGAAAAGACAAACTTCTTTGAAGGTTGTATTATCTTTAATTGGGTGAACCGAAAAGCAGATGCTATTGTATGTTAGCTTTAGGGGGCCATATAAATGAGATGCCTGAAGAGAGAAACCACATATAACGTCTATGTGTCATTTCTTTaggttggtccaataaaagataCCACAGCCCCACAGTATTCTCCTTGAGTAAGAGGAATTGTTCAGATAGAAGCATTATAATAgaatactattattattattattagtatgttaGCTACAAAAGCCTATTGGGCTCTGCATATAAATTTGAGCAAAGAAAAGGGCCACTTCCTGCATATAGGCTACTTGTGAGCTGGTCTTGTACTAAGTGTTAGGTTTTACTATGTGCCATGCTTAAATTTAGAAAGTGCACCCTTGACAATGAAGAACAGTGAGAtgtttatatatatctatatttgtTCATGAAACGAGCTGTGGATACTTGGAAATCCCTCCCAGAATGGGTGGTGGAAGCTAAAATGGTAACAGACTTCAAAACATTATGGgagaaacacagaggatccttatttGCAGAAAGAAGAGATAGTTGAAACATGATCTAGTTGGCACTACAGGCCATGGGGTAGCCAAGGGGTATCCTGCACAAAAGGTGGTTACAATCCTAATAGCAGTAGTATTATTGCAACAGGTttccaagaaggcattggggaaacttgcacagagcagtggTTATGATGCTAAAAGCAGTGATATTGTTGTATTGGGTTTCCAAAAAGGCATTGAGTTATTCTGAGTGGAGCGACCATGGTTAAAACCAAAACCTCAAGAAACGTTAATTTGGCTTAGCCAGGGTTGGCatgtccattaggtgaactaggcagtcacctagagtgCCAGCCATTAGATGATAGCAAATTCACCAGCACAAGTCTTGGCAGTGGCTGAAGACACAGAGGAGAGCCATCAAGTGAAGCTGTGAAAGTGGACCTCCATCCCGTTCAGAGCTGAAGATAGGCTTGAGGAGACCGCAACTGGAGCCTTCCTGTTCAGAACTAAAGATTAAGAGAGAGGCCTGATATGGCTGTGAGCCAAGCCCATCCTATTCGCGGCTGAAGATTAGGTCTGATGGGCCATGGATGAAGCCCATTCTGTCTGTATGAGGgagtatgtatgtgaatgaaaTACTGAGAACccgtgtgtgtgagtgaaggtgtatatgagagagggattaTGTGTATATGAAGGAatgagagtgtttgtgtgtgatagagggagcctgtgtgaaggatgtgtatatgtgtattaaagagagagagactgtattaGGGAATAAGTATATGCAAGAGAAAGAGGGGGCctgagtgagtgaatgagagtgtgAGAAACTCtatgaatgtgtatatatgtgtgtgtgtgtgtgtataagagagagagagagagagaagaaagtttgtgtgcatctAGTACCCTTCTACACCTCATCcactaatctacaacaatctcaaggcatctggacatcaaaaatttatttatttttatttatttaagcaatatatagcccaggtatggagagcagttgATTTTTTATcattgttagttttaatcattaggtgttatttgaggtgtctgctatttttcaatattttttggaatttggaacatttttgaaaatttttgtgttttttattatttaatgtcattctatttgtctgctattttgaaatattttatttaatagtatagttttactattattgatattttatatttcttgtttttattgtttgatattttctgaagaatggcaatgtttctgtttttcctttgttgtactgcatagagtctgtggtttccagttcagtttttgtctgcacatttaaaacttttactttatagtctctttattctgtatttcatgAAGTCTGTTtgttttctgcatgtgtgatcaacTTGAAGATGAtactctccttccaggtgacctttctcctgtGTTGCCTTGgaagagaaaggtcacctggaaggatcTGCCCTCAtggtgatgtagtatcctctcgcactgaggatatgtctccaggggcACGTACCCAGGAGGGAAGCGTTAGGATGGCTGTTggagatttgattattaggaatatagatagctgggtggttagtggacatgaggatcacttggtaacttgcctgcctattGGGatggtggcagacctcacgtgttacatagataggattttagatagtgctagggagaagccagctgtcttggtgcatgcgggtaccaatgacataggaaagtgctggaaggaagttctggaagccaaatttaggattttaggtagaaagttgaaattcagaacctctaggatagcattctcagaaatgctccccattccatgtgcaggaccccagaggcaggcagagctccaatgCGTGGATAAAACAgtggtgcagagaagaggattttagttttgttagaaacagggcatcctgtttctaacaaagGGGGGGCCTTTTCCAAAAaaatgggcttcaccttaaccagagtgaaaccagactgctggcactaacctttaaaaaggagatcattccgtttttaaactagatgatgggggaaatcAACtgtcactcagaagcacatggttggaatgatgtatctttgaaggttaTTAACAGAACAGGAAATTAgtgcatcccagtagagaggttcaAATATATGCTAAAGTGGCCCAGGTGCCTTTaagagcagacagagctgaaagattccaaattacccctgtcaactgataagcaggttgttaacacaaacaaaaaacatactttgaaatgtctgtatgccaatgccagaagtctaaaaaataagagtatatagcagcaaatgaagtggtagatataattggcatcttggagacctggtggaagaaggataaccaatgggacactttgataccagggtacaaattatatcaaaatgataggatggatcaaattggtagaAGGGTAgtactatatattaaagagggcattgagttaaacaggataaaaattctgcaggaaacaaaatgcaatgtggaATCTTTCTGgataaaaagagaaataaaataacaGTGGGGGTGTgtaaccagtcccctggtcagaataaacaaatagataatgaaatgctaaaagaaattagagaagctaacaaaatcagcagcacagtaataatgggtgatttcaatttccccagtattgactgggtgaatgtcatgtcagggcatggaagagaggtaaagttcctagatgaaataaatgactgattcatgGAGTAGCTGGTATAAGATCCAACAAcaagggaaactattttagattgaatctttagtggaacacaggatttggtgtgtaaggtaacagtgttggaactatttggcaatagtgatcacaacttgaccaaatttgacttaataactggagggaggacagtaaagaaatctactgtgacagcatttaacttttagaaaggtgactataataaaatgaggaaaatgtttaggaaaaaaatgaaagaagcagtttcaaaggttaagagtttacatcaggcatggaccatcttagaagcccagaccagatatattctgTGCATTATAAAAGGAGGAAAGCGAAACGattactgacatggttaaaagatgagatgagagaagctataatagctaaaagaatatctttcaagaaatgaaaaatggatccaaataaagaaaacaggaaacaacgTAAGCACTGGCAAGCTAGATGcaaagaattgataagaaaagcaaagacagaatttgtaaagaagtttgctgtgaaataaaaataataaaaactttttcaggtacatacgaagtaaaaagcctgtgaagtagtcagttggacaattagatgatcaaggggtaaaagaagCACATAGTGATGATAAGAccatagcagagaaactaaatgaattctatgTTTTGGTCTTCACTAAGAAAGATGCAAGGCAGATgtccatgccagaagtgatatttaaagatgatgattcagaggaactgaaacaaatttcagttaacctggaagatatactagggcaaatttacaaattaaagagtagcaaatcacctggaccaaatggtaaaCAACCCATCATCATGTTGAAATCTTCttgcaacagcagccaagaaagcaaacagaatgctagtactaggcattattaggaaaggaatggagaataaaacagagagtatCATGCTGCCTCTCTATTATTCTGTGTTGTGTCCtcatcttaagtattgtgtgcggttctggtcaccacatctaaaaaaagatatagaataattagaaaaggtacagtgaagggtaaccaaaatgttaaaggggatggaatgattcccctatgaggaaaggctaaagaggttaggactcttcagcctggagaaggggTGACTGAGGGAAAATAtgttagaagtctataaaataatgagtggagtggcacaagtaaacgtgaatcggttgtttactctttcaaaaagtacaaagctaggggacatacaatgaagttactgagttgaacatttaaaactaataagagaaaatatatattttactcgatgcataattaagctctggaattcattgctagaggatgtggtgaaagctgttggtGTAGCTGCAGTTAAAacaagtttggacaagttcctggggaaaaagtccataaaccattattaaggtggagtttcagaaatccattgcttatccctggaataagcagcatagaatttatctactcattgggatcctgccagttatttgtgacctggtttggcagacctttgatctgacccagtatggcagatcttatgttctgttcttattctgctagcatgtagtttctgtataggattCTAAAGCAGATaggctttttctcttttcctaatagagaatgtattggtgttttagggcctggtgtaatatttacagcattgccttttcataggtagggttgttactatttgagttcTGGCAAAGttttctatattgtaattgtCATTCAGTATACTTATGGTTTGAGTGTCAAGCTCACactcaacatgcattacaataggtctaaaccatatgggttccaagtgtcttttttgcttttaTCAGAGTTTTATGGTTgacataaatatttacattatatttacatgcactgcgttaagtgatatttttacctcagaaaactatactttgaatgtcctttttcatgtaaaatgcaAAGTTTTTACTTGTATGTGGGGTAGGCCAGGAGAGGAAGACAAGTTTGGAGCTAGTAGTGAAAGATAggggcgcaaggctgaaggtttgtCTAGGACaccaaatacccttgcaccggctctgGGATTAGCCGGGGGCAAAAGAGTGTTGTATGTCAACTTTCTCTCTTTCACCCGGatactttctctcactctctccgtctctctcacacacagtcagaTTGCCAGTCTGGAAATATTGAGCATTACTCCTGCAGATGCAACTCaatatttattttcaaacaaTGATGAAACATTTGGAGGTCAATATGCAAAACTTTTCTGTGCATAGCTTTTCAAGTTATACTCACAAAAACTGAGTTTTGAAAAGCTACCCCCACTGACTGAATTAATTTTGCAAGCACAACTTTTTGAGCACACAAAATCTATCCAGATAAAAACTGGCATGAATGGAGTGCCCTGGGGACAGGCCCAAACTTCAGCCAGTGAATGCTCATAATATAGTGCTTGCTCTGGACTAAAGTCACACACACGTGTAGTCAGAAAAATAGCTGCGCTCACAATACCCGTATAAAGTTATGGCAGTAACTttatccaagtatattcagcagaagcCTTGCACGCACAAGTCCTACTGGATATCTGTGAAAAATGACCCATATATCTTCACTTGGATATATTGCTGCTCGCCAACTTACTCAATATTGACCTGCAAGTTAACTTCACTTCCAACATTTAAGCTCCCCTTATGCGGAGAGTGTGTTAAGAACCCTTTGCAGATAGTTCAAACCTTAAGCAGGAAGGTCCTAGTTCAAATCAGAATCTACTCAGCCAGGCTGGGATTACAGTTTCAGGCAGTGGGTGGAGAGGGGAGCTGGATCTCCTTCTCCTGTTTTGGGCTCCAGTGTTCAGCTCACAACCCTCAAATTGCCGGAACAATGTAATGTTACCAGCAATCTCCTTTAAAATCCCTGAGGACCAAGTCTGGCCACAAGTCTAGACTTTAGACAGTATACACCCCCTCTGGGTTGATCTGCTGCAGTTGATTTGCCCCTGTGGATcaagggcaaagctccagtctcCCAGATCAGAACTCCATCAGTTGAAAGCcagccagttttgttttttggttttttttgccctgacacacacaccttctctctccctttccttccctcccttccagaGATGACTCCAGTATTCTCCCCATCCCCAAGCCTGATCCCAGCAcacttccccttccctcactccagGGCTCCCCCCCCTCATTAGATATGGGCAGACAGGACCCCTGCCAGAGACCAGTGCccccatctcactcagcagagatcatccctctgcttcctttcccttcctctatCAGGCAGTATTCAGGGAGTAGGAGGGAAGGGGGATTGAGGCTGAGATTGGAGCAAACAGAGCAGGGGAGAGCTACTCTTCTCTCTAATTCTTTTCCCTTCCCACTGTGTAGTGAaaagcaggggagggggctgaggttgaaaaggagagagagcacagCACAGAAGAGCTGCTCTGCTCTATAATCAATCCCCTCCACTTCTGTTGGGGCTGGGATCCAGAGGCAAACTCTGGATAAGTGAGGGAAGAAGCATCTGTTCAGGGACTGgtaatctcaggtatttgcgacaAGCACAGGAAAAGAATATGGCAGCAGCAATGCCTCTAGACCCCTGTGGTCCAGGAGGGTCAACAATGGACGGACGTTTGCTATCAACATAATATTTGGACACATCAGGAAGCGGGATAAGTGTATTAAACCCTATTTTCATTGCTTTCTTGGTCCCAACTGTGTCCCCtgtgttaccccccccccccccctggataaACCTTCAGTGATTAAGCTGGACAGTATCTGGACAGTTCTGGTATCCCTAGAAAAATCTATTTCCTCATTAGTTGCTTTGTCTTCTGTAACCC
This sequence is a window from Rhinatrema bivittatum chromosome 5, aRhiBiv1.1, whole genome shotgun sequence. Protein-coding genes within it:
- the LOC115091617 gene encoding gastrokine-1-like; its protein translation is MQAFVVFGAVLGVFLTTTLADDNIDVSNKGNDGGDVHQTVNINNQDNVANINNYNGWESWNTIYDYNRGLFATRLLSRKSCIVARMNPTVFLSLAQLRKMAQEKQTPNNSPSPAKAQYRVSQLQLKNFAQYGEHIEALCKAIPTYYAQEIKGAKCGGCGASIITILGISMCF